In Rosa chinensis cultivar Old Blush chromosome 1, RchiOBHm-V2, whole genome shotgun sequence, a genomic segment contains:
- the LOC112182042 gene encoding uncharacterized protein LOC112182042 produces MIRRAPKNAVLVNSAKVEAIGWTGSGDGIIASGVEVVLWRRSGRSWEIAWKFKADQPQSLVSATWSVEGPFATAAYQSKWLIEGLLTKEASKCVLVSQRDGKSEFVKSELRHPLPVSMIQWRPLTGKPLSRDAKHPSRHVLLTSCLDGTVRLWCEVDDGRARKVAKDINDHKTMRWSFSVAAVIEINQALNGILGIDIYVTWAIETGGLNKASAGAKKLFSANGYEHDQLGNCEWLIGFGPGMLVKFWAVHCLDDVSPVRFPRVTLWKTQELQVLEGGHVHRTGLSNYNDRIPLNKVVILRNCMSGPPVVCSLIQLLPCNSLVWSLLYTQSSNNVEDLTLNKPGMENTLSCSADGILNLDGHAGRILQVAVHPYSCEVELAVSLDSDGLLLFWFFSTISNYILGRPTLVPTWDICGKLATQSSSSRYTSVRWAPAILNEVAVLLMGHAGGIDCFVVKIHQDEEEIIECHYLCTIPFTGHGPYEDGPNSISTIPLPPTCHETLRCSKFMLLGVWMNGFQALSWEITLHTFDLSRSYCDCDFETGNGPESMWGFEGTFTNVRYCLKVNACSSQIPDPYIHDEVTSFAVVCQGSLMRIEKNLGPTIDQCSSCPAYLMATGCSDGSLKLWRSRIAKLSTPNIPWELVGMFVAHKGPISTVCLSECGRKIATICKDFSSNTVGTLQIWDPIHLAGAGSFVLEDTISFDQELVALNWLPLGNGQLLLGVCMLNQFRVYSLERCGGQTLLNPEKSVKKNIWVCIASTHTFPPICDFFWGPRATAVFVHKSYFCVNSQWLFLVDKKHLANGQSNDMAKNCMGSAGGMKEDTSSIFFDCELQQFDKTLLDESRRDCKSGTPFKTDLKKDYLLSSLFVARSQLDCAWGTKLGLWTMLEVVENLSGSLPVYHPEALFMNIYSGNWKRAYIALRHLNDFLSSESSSGSKHYPSKSSIFVPQILLSTFLDGIISIDSNDKGFQWSGDAVTSSSQLQRDSGQFTYDSYASNNLFSSSSTKYGLVDFVEHLEKYELAAITNIERMQILAIFDLLNEMTNSNSGSAYESLDEPGQRFWIALRFQQLHFVRKFGRSVSVEELVVDSKLIGWAYHSDCQENLFGSFLPNEPSWQEMRNLGVGFWFTNTAQLRSRMEKLARLQYLKRRDPKDCALLYIALNRIQVLTGLFKISKDEKDKPLVTFLSRNFQEEKNKAAALKNAYVLMGRHQLELAVAFFLLGGDTSSAVSICAKNLGDEQLAVVICRLAEGRGGPLERHLISKSLLPFAIERGDSWLASLLEWELENYCQSFISMLGLQINSATETYATLSSGVAFSDPNVGLYCLLLATKNSMRNAVGERNTAILSRWAVFMTATALKRCGLPLEALEYLSSPTTILGDTDLGTVSDIGDFEKLNGILNPSPKNSSNWLSSNVAFRVEFLARLDLALQYLSTLVREHPSWADTVVAPSRAISHINECENHEHVKVLGSFRQKLYTALHHLEQKFSVVPFHLISMVLLSLYNRGLWFVGYEILHSYTSQDPDLNKSQIVISLLHPLMHKQLLKATRETSLLFSRVIAACSITCSKLKSDCLENNVSGESGSSSSNAWEYYFQGLILSLRSLRSALQIISVSSTEDLIMKPLIIIDWIEYYVQFACAWLQKNSKVLFLLMQPLLITFTNGHTPYEVDLMDLKKILPQIAESVTQYSLIDNVCIGLQGSQGTDVAHLIPEDERWQITGACLWQHISRLMKHKIGMLSYKLDEGCISGVPDGKHFSSVPCSENLGPDDNRTEEVIGLVSLSLVKLLKTTLAHVSSYHVMRLASHLQHKMDNGLHVMTLVWLEEYNQSQTRGLNQHLNQDMLKLETIGEKHGSDILWDICADPKIISESFTQEKINWSHSLDHKPSKGWNNIYRGVTTVDETEETHNHELTPKSTSANSEAGLPSRSLFRSGHSFLSGWQKDTTATKEVSPFLNPKEIYKRNGELLEALCLNSVNQKQAALASNRKGIIFFNWKDDMPDRDHSDYIWSEADWPLNGWAGSESTPAPTYVSPGVGLGIKQGTHVGLGGATVGVGSLARSARDLRGGGAFGNQGYPGMRVSGLGWETREDFEEVVDPPPTVENANTRVFSSHPSRPFFLVGSSNTHIYLWEFGKDKATATYGVLPAANVPPPYALASISALQFDHCGHRFATAALDGTVCTWQLEVGGRSNIRPTESSLCFNSHASDVAYVTSSGSIIAVAGYSSSSVNVVVWDTLAPPTTSRASIICHEGGARSLSVFDNDIGSGSISPLIVTGGKGGDVGLHDFRYIATGRSKRHRHTDKGEQAVKTSSNIDHHPADGNRFGEQNQNGMLWYIPKAHSGSVTKISTIPNTSLFLTGSKDGDVKLWDAKRAKLVYHWPKLHERHTFLQPSSRGFGGVVQAAVTDIKVVSQGFLTCGGDGTVKLVHLKDHQY; encoded by the exons ATGATTCGGCGAGCTCCAAAG AATGCAGTGCTTGTCAACTCTGCAAAGGTGGAGGCAATTGGATGGACGGGCTCAGGGGATGGAATAATTGCCAGTGGCGTTGAGGTTGTTCTGTGGAGAAGAAGTGGTAGGTCATGGGAAATTGCTTGGAAGTTTAAAGCAGACCAACCCCAGAGTTTGGTCTCTGCAACTTGGTCTGTTGAAGGACCTTTTGCAACTGCTGCTTATCAGAGTAAATGGCTGATTGAAGGATTGTTGACTAAGGAGGCTAGCAAATGTGTGCTAGTAAGCCAGCGAGATGGCAAATCTGAGTTTGTTAAATCTGAGCTGCGACATCCTCTTCCTGTCTCAATGATTCAATGGAGGCCATTAACTGGAAAACCTTTAAGCAGAGATGCAAAACATCCATCAAGGCATGTGCTACTCACTAGTTGCTTAGATGGAACTGTCAGGTTATGGTGCGAGGTTGATGACGGACGGGCAAGAAAAGTTGCTAAGGACATTAATGATCACAAAACCATGAGGTGGTCATTTTCTGTAGCCGCTGTAATCGAGATAAACCAGGCACTGAATGGGATTCTGGGAATTGATATTTATGTGACGTGGGCCATAGAAACTGGGGGTCTAAACAAAGCTAGTGCGGGGGCTAAAAAATTATTCTCTGCAAACGGTTATGAACATGACCAGCTCGGTAATTGTGAGTGGTTAATTGGGTTCGGTCCTGGAATGCTAGTGAAGTTTTGGGCTGTACACTGTCTCGATGATGTGTCCCCAGTAAGATTTCCCCGGGTTACATTATGGAAGACACAAGAACTACAAGTCCTGGAAGGGGGACATGTTCATAGGACTGGACTTTCAAATTATAATGATAGAATACCACTTAATAAAGTTGTGATCTTGAGGAACTGCATGTCTGGTCCACCAGTGGTCTGCTCTTTGATTCAGTTGTTACCTTGCAATTCATTGGTTTGGTCACTGTTGTATACTCAATCTTCAAATAATGTAGAGGATCTTACCCTCAATAAACCTGGTATGGAGAACACTTTATCATGCTCAGCTGATGGGATCTTGAATTTGGATGGTCATGCTGGAAGAATCTTACAAGTAGCAGTACATCCTTATAGTTGTGAGGTTGAACTTGCTGTCTCCTTAGATTCTGATGGAttgcttcttttttggtttttctctACCATTTCCAACTATATTTTGGGCCGTCCAACACTAGTGCCAACATGGGATATCTGTGGGAAGCTTGCAACTCAAAGTTCATCTTCCAGGTATACAAGCGTGAGGTGGGCACCGGCAATACTAAATGAAGTAGCTGTTCTTCTTATGGGACATGCTGGAGGAATTGATTGCTTTGTTGTAAAAATTCATCAGGATGAGGAAGAAATTATAGAATGTCACTACTTATGCACTATACCTTTTACAGGTCATGGTCCTTATGAGGATGGGCCCAACAGTATCTCTACAATTCCTTTGCCTCCGACTTGTCATGAAACTCTAAGATGTAGTAAATTTATGCTTTTGGGTGTCTGGATGAATGGGTTTCAAGCTCTTTCATGGGAAATCACTTTACATACTTTTGATTTATCCAGAAGCTACTGTGACTGTGATTTTGAGACGGGAAATGGTCCTGAAAGTATGTGGGGATTTGAAGGTACTTTCACCAATGTAAGATATTGTCTAAAAGTAAACGCTTGCTCATCGCAGATACCTGATCCATACATCCATGATGAGGTTACAAGTTTTGCTGTGGTCTGTCAGGGTAGTTTGATGCGTATAGAAAAAAATTTGGGTCCTACTATTGATCAATGCTCTAGTTGTCCTGCTTATTTAATGGCAACAGGCTGCTCTGATGGTTCTTTGAAATTGTGGAGGAGTAGAATTGCTAAACTATCAACTCCTAACATTCCATGGGAACTTGTGGGTATGTTTGTGGCACATAAAGGCCCTATTAGCACTGTATGCTTGTCTGAATGTGGTAGGAAGATTGCAACCATCTGCAAggatttttcttcaaatacaGTTGGCACTCTTCAGATATGGGATCCTATACATCTTGCAGGTGCAGGGTCATTTGTGTTAGAAGATACAATATCCTTTGATCAAGAACTTGTTGCTTTGAATTGGCTACCTTTGGGAAATGGTCAGTTACTACTGGGAGTTTGCATGCTGAATCAGTTTCGAGTATATTCTCTTGAGCGTTGTGGTGGTCAAACTTtgttaaaccctgaaaaatcagTGAAAAAGAACATCTGGGTCTGCATTGCCTCTACTCATACTTTCCCTCCCATTTGTGACTTCTTTTGGGGACCCAGAGCAACAGCTGTCTTTGTTCATAAGAGTTACTTTTGTGTAAATAGTCAGTGGTTGTTCCTTGTAGATAAGAAACATCTTGCTAATGGTCAGTCAAATGACATGGCAAAAAATTGCATGGGTTCTGCAGGTGGAATGAAAGAAGACACTAGTTCAATTTTCTTTGATTGTGAACTTCAACAATTTGATAAAACATTACTTGACGAGAGTAGAAGAGACTGCAAGTCTGGTACACCATTCAAGACTGATTTGAAAAAGGACTATCTATTGAGCAGCTTGTTTGTAGCAAGGTCTCAATTGGATTGTGCTTGGGGTACCAAGCTAGGTTTATGGACAATGCTTGAAGTGGTGGAGAATTTAAGTGGATCTCTGCCAGTTTACCACCCAGAGGCCCTCTTTATGAATATCTATTCAG GAAATTGGAAGCGCGCGTATATTGCATTGAGGCATCTCAATGATTTTCTCTCTTCTGAGTCTTCTTCTGGGAGCAAGCATTACCCTTCAAAGTCGAGCATTTTCGTTCCACAGATTTTGTTGTCAACTTTTCTTGATGGGATTATCTCAATAGATTCAAACGATAAAGGATTTCAATGGAGTGGTGATGCAGTCACTTCATCTTCTCAGTTGCAGAGAGACTCTGGTCAGTTTACATACGACTCGTATGCTTCCAATAATTTGTTCAGTTCATCTTCAACAAAATATGGACTTGTTGACTTTGTTGAGCATCTGGAGAAGTATGAATTAGCAGCTATAACCAACATTGAGAGGATGCAGATTCTTGCTATCTTTGATCTTCTCAATGAAATGACTAATTCAAACTCTGGTTCTGCGTATGAAAGTCTCGATGAACCTGGACAGAG GTTCTGGATTGCATTGAGGTTTCAGCAACTACATTTTGTCCGGAAGTTTGGTAGATCAGTATCCGTGGAGGAATTGGTTGTGGACTCTAAGTTGATTGGATGGGCCTACCACTCTGATTGCCAGGAAAATTTGTTTGGATCTTTCCTACCCAATGAACCGTCTTGGCAAGAAATGCGGAATTTAGGTGTAGGATTTTGGTTTACAAATACAGCACAATTGCGTTCAAGG ATGGAGAAACTAGCAAGGTTGCAATATCTGAAGAGGAGGGATCCTAAGGATTGTGCATTGCTATATATTGCACTGAATAGAATTCAAGTTCTGACCGGACTTTTCAAAATCAGCAAGGATGAGAAGGACAAGCCCTTAGTCACATTTCTTTCACGCAATTTTCAG gaaGAGAAAAATAAGGCAGCTGCCTTGAAGAACGCATATGTCTTGATGGGTAGGCATCAACTGGAGTTGGCTGTTGCTTTCTTTCTGCTTGGAGGTGATACTTCTTCTGCTGTCAGTATTTGTGCAAAGAACCTTGGGGATGAACAGCTTGCAGTTGTAATTTGCCGGCTTGCTGAAGGGCGTGGTGGACCATTAGAGAGACACCTAATTTCAAAGTCTCTACTACCATTTGCAATTGAGAGGGGTGACTCCTGGTTAGCAAGCCTTCTGGAG TGGGAGCTAGAGAACTACTGTCAATCTTTTATAAGCATGCTTGGACTCCAGATAAATTCTGCAACTGAGACGTATGCAACTTTGTCCAGTGGTGTTGCTTTTTCAGACCCAAATGTTGGTCTCTATTGTCTATTGCTAGCAACCAAGAACAGCATGAGGAATGCTGTAGGGGAGCGGAATACTGCAATCCTGAGTAGGTGGGCAGTATTCATGACAGCCACTGCCTTAAAGAGATGTGGACTTCCA CTTGAAGCTTTGGAGTACCTTTCATCTCCCACAACCATTCTTGGAGACACAGATCTAGGGACTGTATCAGATATTGGGGATTTTGAGAAGCTAAATGGAATTCTGAATCCTTCTCCAAAGAATTCTTCAAATTGGTTATCAAGTAATGTGGCATTCCGTGTGGAGTTCCTTGCCAGATTAGATTTGGCACTTCAATACTTATCAACATTGGTAAGAGAGCATCCAAGTTGGGCAGATACTGTTGTTGCACCTTCCAGAGCTATTTCACATATAAATGAGTGCGAGAATCATGAACATGTAAAAGTTCTGGGGAGTTTCCGCCAGAAATTATACACAGCACTTCATCATTTGGAGCAGAAGTTTTCAGTGGTTCCTTTTCATCTCATCAGCATG GTCTTGCTCTCACTGTACAATCGTGGGCTATGGTTTGTTGGGTACGAAATATTACATTCATATACTTCTCAAGATCCAGATCTCAATAAAAGCCAAATAGTTATATCCCTATTGCATCCTCTTATGCATAAGCAACTTTTGAAGGCTACCAGAGaaacttctcttttattttcacgCGTTATTGCTGCCTGCAGTATAACTTGCTCTAAACTGAAGTCAGATTGTTTAGAAAACAATGTGTCTGGTGAAAGTGGATCTTCAAGCTCAAACGCTTGGGAGTATTACTTTCAAGGTCTTATCCTGTCACTTCGGAGTTTAAGGAGTGCTTTGCAAATTATTTCTGTCTCATCTACTGAAGACCTCATCATGAAACCCCTTATCATCATTGATTGGATTGAGTATTATGTACAGTTTGCTTGTGCATGGCTTCAAAAAAACTCAAAAGTTCTCTTCCTATTAATGCAACCACTTCTGATCACATTTACCAATGGGCATACACCTTATGAAGTTGATTTGATGGATCTGAAGAAAATCCTCCCTCAGATTGCAGAATCGGTGACCCAATATTCTTTGATTGATAATGTATGCATAGGCCTTCAGGGTTCTCAAGGTACAGATGTAGCACATTTAATTCCAGAAGATGAAAGATGGCAGATCACAGGGGCTTGTTTGTGGCAACACATATCCAGACTAATGAAACATAAGATAGGTATGTTATCTTATAAACTTGATGAAGGCTGTATTTCTGGTGTTCCCGATGGAAAACATTTCTCATCGGTGCCTTGCTCTGAAAATTTGGGTCCTGATGACAACAGAACTGAAGAAGTGATTGGGTTGGTTTCATTGTCCTTGGTTAAATTATTAAAGACCACTCTTGCACatgtttcttcttatcatgtgatgcgtctagcatcaCATCTGCAGCATAAGATGGATAATGGGTTGCATGTAATGACTCTTGTTTGGTTAGAAGAATATAACCAGTCTCAGACCAGAGGCCTCAATCAGCATTTGAATCAGGACATGCTCAAATTGGAGACAATAGGTGAAAAACATGGATCTGACATATTATGGGATATTTGTGCAGATCCTAAAATAATATCTGAGAGTTTCACGCAGGAAAAAATAAACTGGTCTCACTCCCTTGATCATAAACCGTCTAAAGGATGGAATAACATATATAGAGGCGTCACAACTGTAGATGAGACTGAGGAAACTCATAACCATGAACTTACGCCTAAGAGTACTTCTGCCAATAGTGAAGCTGGATTACCTTCTAGAAGTCTATTTCGCAGTGGCCACTCTTTCCTTAGCGGATGGCAGAAAGATACAACCGCTACAAAGGAGGTCTCACCTTTCCTGAACCCAAAAGAAATATACAAGAGAAATGGGGAGCTTTTGGAG GCATTGTGTCTCAACTCTGTTAATCAGAAACAAGCTGCTCTTGCAAGCAACCGAAAG GGCATCATATTTTTTAATTGGAAAGATGATATGCCTGATAGAGATCATTCAGACTATATCTGGTCAGAGGCTGATTGGCCACTGAACGGGTGGGCTGGTTCTGAATCAACGCCAGCTCCAACATATGTATCTCCTGGTGTTGGTCTTGGAATCAAACAAGGAACACACGTTGGACTGGGTGGAGCAACTGTTGGTGTAGGATCTTTGGCAAGGTCAGCAAGAGACTTGAGAGGTGGAGGAGCATTTGGGAATCAAGGTTATCCTGGAATGCGTGTGTCTGGTTTAGGTTGGGAGACTCGAGAGGACTTTGAGGAAGTTGTTGATCCACCACCTACTGTTGAGAATGCAAACACAAGGGTTTTTTCCAGTCACCCATCAAGACCTTTCTTCTTGGTTGGTTCTAGCAATACACACATTTACTTATGGGAG TTTGGCAAAGACAAAGCTACTGCAACTTATGGAGTTCTGCCTGCTGCAAATGTCCCTCCACCTTATGCTCTGGCATCGATATCTGCTTTGCAGTTTGATCACTGTGGACACAGATTTGCTACCGCTGCCTTAGATGGAACTGTATGCACATGGCAGCTGGAGGTGGGAGGAAGGAGTAATATTCGTCCTACAGAATCATCTCTATGCTTTAACAGTCATGCATC GGATGTTGCTTATGTTACATCAAGTGGATCAATCATTGCTGTGGCAGGATATAGCTCCAGTAGTGTTAATGTGGTCGTATGGGATACATTGGCTCCACCTACTACCTCACGAGCTTCCATTATTTGTCAtgaag GTGGGGCGCGCTCTCTTTCTGTTTTCGATAATGACATAGGAAGTGGATCTATCTCACCCCTTATTGTGACTGGTGGTAAAGGTGGTGATGTTGGACTTCACGACTTCCGGTATATTGCTACTGGAAGGAGTAAAAGGCACAGGCATACTGATAAAGGTGAACAAGCTGTGAAGACATCATCAAATATTGATCATCATCCTGCGGATGGTAACAGATTTGGGGAACAAAATCAGAATGGGATGCTGTGGTATATACCAAAAGCTCACTCAG GGAGCGTCACCAAGATATCCACAATTCCAAATACCAGTTTGTTCTTAACGGGAAGCAAAGATGGAGATGTTAAGCTTTGGGATGCCAAGAGAGCTAAGTTAGTATATCACTGGCCAAAATTGCATGAAAGGCACACATTTTTGCAACCAAGCTCTCGAGGTTTTGGTGGAGTAGTTCAG GCTGCTGTCACCGACATAAAAGTTGTTTCACAAGGTTTTCTTACATGTGGTGGAGATGGAACTGTAAAGCTGGTTCACCTCAAAGACCACCAATATTAG
- the LOC112169411 gene encoding putative F-box/LRR-repeat protein At4g15060 yields MAVNPIPPDLPDLVIHRILQLLPTKSAIRMSFLSKEWQDACCLGPVIDFNEGGDDNNLHEHTKFVENILNRYLEICEKDPNKRNLEKFKLHMTRYSSRDANIVTKWLIFSCKRSVKELDISLMPVSELNYDMLSCLDPLEASRAASRMKNLFYLSRMALVSLVNAKSVTTLNLEYVRMKKIYNKHPISVGLLPSLKSMSFKRLHFDYEALLSLISECPFIEHLSLTSCSFQGDIYMRSSSLKSLEIDRCEALLVRVYEAINLKSLSVVSGFGSSEFSQLEQVIFRDCLKLKCMNIHASHLRFLNLDGCHNVKGTIDAPKLEFFNFVGYLKCKFSLKAPNLRMTRIELIENWDREAATSNRQWKHFTTLSDFLQEFGISKSLYLCVSDFKAVIFPKDFRKTLSSPIFPNLEELHFSAKIPCLQVR; encoded by the coding sequence ATGGCTGTAAACCCAATACCGCCAGACTTGCCCGACCTTGTTATTCACCGAATCCTCCAACTCCTTCCCACTAAATCTGCTATCCGCATGAGCTTTCTTTCCAAGGAATGGCAAGATGCATGTTGTTTGGGCCCTGTAATAGATTTCAACGAGGGAGGTGATGACAACAACCTTCATGAACATACAAAGTTCGTCGAGAACATCCTCAATAGGTATTTGGAAATATGTGAGAAAGACCCAAACAAACGGAATCTAGAGAAATTCAAGCTCCACATGACCAGGTACTCATCCAGAGACGCTAATATTGTAACTAAATGGTTGATATTTTCATGTAAGAGAAGCGTGAAAGAGTTAGATATTAGCCTTATGCCAGTTAGTGAATTGAACTACGACATGTTGTCATGTTTGGATCCTCTCGAAGCAAGCAGGGCTGCAAGTCGCATGAAAAACTTGTTTTACTTGTCTCGGATGGCTCTTGTGAGTCTTGTCAATGCAAAATCTGTAACTACTCTAAATTTAGAGTATGTGAGAATGAAGAAAATCTACAATAAGCATCCTATATCTGTTGGTCTGCTTCCCTCTTTGAAATCCATGTCCTTCAAGAGGCTGCATTTCGACTACGAAGCTCTCCTCTCCTTAATTTCTGAGTGCCCTTTCATTGAACACTTGTCACTAACTTCATGTTCTTTCCAAGGGGACATTTATATGCGGAGTTCCAGTCTCAAATCTTTGGAAATTGACCGATGCGAGGCTCTTTTAGTCCGAGTCTATGAAGCTATAAATCTTAAATCTCTTTCAGTTGTATCAGGTTTCGGTTCATCTGAATTTTCGCAGCTTGAGCAGGTGATATTTAGAGATTGCCTCAAATTGAAATGTATGAACATACATGCTTCGCACTTGCGTTTCCTTAATTTAGATGGATGCCATAATGTGAAAGGCACAATCGATGCTCCAAAGCTCGAATTTTTCAATTTCGTTGGTTACTTGAAGTGCAAGTTCTCTTTGAAAGCTCCAAATCTGAGGATGACCCGCATTGAACTAATCGAAAATTGGGATAGAGAAGCAGCCACTTCCAACAGGCAATGGAAACATTTTACAACACTGAGCGATTTTCTTCAAGAATTTGGTATATCCAAAAGTTTGTACCTCTGTGTTTCTGATTTTAAGGCTGTCATATTTCCAAAAGATTTCAGAAAGACTTTGTCTTCTCCAATATTTCCAAATCTCGAAGAACTTCATTTCTCAGCGAAGATTCCATGCCTGCAAGTAAGATGA